Proteins co-encoded in one Chrysemys picta bellii isolate R12L10 chromosome 13, ASM1138683v2, whole genome shotgun sequence genomic window:
- the LOC101935088 gene encoding mucin-1-like isoform X2 translates to MAAAEPARGRDSQRAAEGCSVPLLDPASWVEGENVWVLELQPYGDPSGDEAVKLEPQGPFLRSSVKAVKQETPKPGVAGMPEPEGPFLRSSVRALKQEMPEPGIAGMPEPEGPFLRSAVRALKQEMPEPGIAGMPEPEGPFLRSAVRALKQEMPEPGIAGMPEPEGPFLRSAVRALKQEMPEPGIAGMPEPEGPFLRSAVRAVKQEMQEPGVAGMLEPEGPFLRSTVRAVKRETLEPEGPFLRSSVRALKQEMPKPGIAGMPEPEGPFLRSAVRAVKQEMPEPGIAGMLEPEGPFLRSTGENIPWIPEQGRAGGSQHRAERRNTPRRRQGKNSCYDPLPGRQGGSPLRDITVPQSAAAGGPPHTCATCGKSFSRRSKLSSHQRNHTGDKPHSCGDCGKGFLWRSDLLRHQLMHTGERPHHCSQCGRGFSRASRLLQHQRVHMEASHGTEGSPVPSVLQGVHGEPGHGVGRTPGLREGQRVHVEPGHGVGRSPGLNVGLGVHLEPCHGVGQSPGLNEGQGVYVEPGHGVGQSPGLNEGLGVHAEPDHGVERSPGMNESQGVHSEPDHGVGWSPRLSEGQGVHVEPGHGVGRSLELSEGQGVHAEPGHGVGQSLGLSEGQGVHVEPGNGTERTWALSTLQRSHTEPAHGGEGNVAQSPTLFALQGVHGEPCHGAGWSPVLTTLQGIHAEPGHRVGRSLGLHEGLGVHAEPAHGVGRSPGLSEGQGVHVEPGHGVGHSPGLSEGQRVHAEPSNGAERTWALTTLQGVHAEPCHGAGWSPVLTTLQRSHTEPAHGGEGNVAQSPTLFALQGVHGEPCHGAGWSPVLTTLQGIHAEPGHGVGWSPVLTTLQGVHGEPGHGARWSPVLTTLQGVHVEPCHGAGWSPVLTTLQGVHAEPGHGPGWTPMLTTLQGVHAEPGHGAGWSPMLTTLQGVHGEPCHGQEWSPALNALQGIHGEPSHSPEGNPALIALQRVHAEPWHGAEGNVAQCPTVFALQRIHAEPCYGTEGPAAQSLELIVLQGVHGEPCHGTEQSPALHAVQTVHGEPCHSTEQSPALSAVQTVHGEPCHGTEQSLALHAVQTVHGEPCHGTEQSLALHAVQTVHGEPCHGTEQSLAPSAVQTVHGEPCHGTEQCPALSAVQTVHREPCHGAESPMAQSLALAALQSLQAGEAQCVITEQGGGLAETPPSPVALVQENLFQCPECQKCFSRSSYLVKHRRIHGAGKPHQCPQCGKCFSQRSYLCKHRRIHAVAAGKPHECALCGKRFSLRSYLCKHRRIHTR, encoded by the exons ATGGCTGCGGCAGAGCCCGCTCGGGGAAGGGACTCTCAGCGAGCTGCGG AAGGATGCTCTGTCCCCCTGCTGGACCCGGCGTCCTGGGTGGAAGGGGAGAACGTGTGGGTGCTGGAGCTGCAGCCCTACGGCGATCCCAGTG GTGACGAAGCGGTAAAGCTGGAGCCGCAGGGGCCGTTCCTGAGAAGCTCTGTGAAGGCTGTAAAGCAGGAGACGCCGAAGCCAGGCGTAGCAGGGATGCCGGAGCCGGAGGGGCCGTTCCTGAGAAGCTCTGTGAGGGCTTTAAAGCAGGAGATGCCCGAGCCAGGCATAGCAGGGATGCCAGAGCCGGAGGGGCCGTTCCTGAGAAGTGCTGTGAGGGCTTTAAAGCAGGAGATGCCTGAGCCAGGCATAGCAGGGATGCCAGAGCCGGAGGGGCCGTTCCTGAGAAGTGCTGTGAGGGCTTTAAAGCAGGAGATGCCTGAGCCAGGCATAGCAGGGATGCCAGAGCCGGAGGGGCCGTTCCTGAGAAGTGCTGTGAGGGCTTTAAAGCAGGAGATGCCTGAGCCAGGCATAGCAGGGATGCCAGAGCCGGAAGGGCCGTTCCTGAGAAGTGCTGTGAGGGCTGTAAAGCAGGAGATGCAAGAGCCAGGCGTAGCAGGGATGCTGGAACCGGAGGGGCCGTTCCTGAGAAGCACAGTGAGGGCTGTAAAGCGGGAGACATTGGAGCCGGAGGGGCCGTTCCTGAGAAGCTCTGTGAGGGCTTTAAAGCAGGAGATGCCCAAGCCAGGCATAGCAGGGATGCCGGAGCCGGAGGGGCCGTTTCTGAGAAGTGCTGTGAGGGCTGTAAAGCAGGAGATGCCGGAGCCAGGCATAGCAGGGATGCTGGAGCCAGAGGGGCCGTTCCTGAGAAGCACTGGAGAGAACATTCCCTGGATCCcggagcagggcagagctggcgGGAGCCAGCACCGGGCAGAGAGGAGGAACACTCCACGGAGGAGGCAGGGTAAGAACAGCTGCTATGACCCTCTGCCGGGGAGGCAAGGGGGCAGCCCCCTGCGGGACATCACTGTGCCCCAGAGCGCAGCTGCAGGGGGGCCACCCCACACGTGTGCCACCTGCGGAAAGAGTTTCAGCCGCCGCTCCAAGCTGAGCTCCCACCAGAGGAACCACACTGGAGATAAACCCCACAGCTGTGGGGACTGTGGGAAGGGCTTCCTGTGGCGCTCGGACCTGCTCCGGCACCAGCTCATGCACACGGGGGAGCGTCCCCACCACTGCTCCCAGTGTGGCCGTGGCTTCAGCCGGGCCTCGCGGCTTCTGCAGCATCAGAGAGTCCACATGGAAGCCAGCCACGGAACAGAGGGCAGCCCAGTGCCAAGTGTGCTGCAGGGAGTACACGGGGAGCCTGGCCATGGAGTAGGGCGGACCCCGGGGCTGAGAGAGGGCCAGAGAGTCCACGTGGAGCCTGGTCATGGAGTGGGACGGAGCCCAGGGCtgaatgtggggctgggagtCCACTTGGAGCCCTGccatggggtggggcagagcccggggctgaaTGAGGGCCAGGGAGTCTACGTGGAGCCCGGCCACGGTGtggggcagagcccggggctgaaTGAGGGGCTGGGAGTCCATGCAGAGCCCGACCATGGAGTGGAGCGGAGCCCAGGGATGAATGAGAGCCAGGGAGTCCACTCAGAGCCCGACCACGGAGTGGGGTGGAGCCCGAGGCTGAGTGAGGGGCAAGGAGTCCACGTGGAGCCCGGCCATGGAGTGGGGCGGAGCCTGGAGCTGagtgaggggcagggagtccACGCGGAGCCTGGCCACGGagtggggcagagcctggggctgagtgaggggcagggagtccACGTGGAGCCTGGCAATGGAACAGAGAGGACCTGGGCTCTGAGTACGCTGCAGAGAAGCCATACAGAGCCTGCCCATGGAGGGGAGGGCAAtgtggcacagagcccaacttTGTTTGCACTGCAGGGAGTCCATGGAGAGCCCTGTCATGGAGCGGGGTGGAGCCCGGTGCTCACTACACTGCAGGGCATCCACGCAGAGCCTGGCCACAGAGTGGGGCGGAGCCTGGGGCTGCATGAGGGGCTGGGAGTCCATGCAGAGCCAGCCCACGGAGTGGGGCGGAGCCCGGGGCTGagtgaggggcagggagtccACGTGGAGCCTGGCCATGGAGTGGGGCACAGCCCGGGGCTGAGTGAGGGGCAGAGAGTCCATGCGGAGCCCAGCAATGGAGCAGAGAGGACCTGGGCTCTGACTACGCTGCAAGGAGTCCATGCAGAGCCCTGCCACGGGGCGGGGTGGAGCCCAGTGCTGACTACACTGCAGAGAAGCCACACGGAGCCTGCCCATGGAGGGGAGGGCAATGTGGCACAGAGCCCAACCTTGTTTGCACTTCAGGGAGTCCACGGAGAACCCTGCCATGGAGCGGGGTGGAGCCCGGTGCTCACTACACTGCAGGGCATCCACGCAGAGCCGGGCCACGGAGTGGGCTGGAGCCCGGTACTCACTACACTGCAGGGCGTCCACGGAGAGCCAGGCCATGGAGCAAGGTGGAGCCCAGTGCTAACTACACTGCAGGGTGTCCATGTGGAACCCTGCCACGGAGCAGGGTGGAGCCCGGTGCTCACTACGCTGCAGGGTGTTCATGCAGAGCCAGGCCACGGACCGGGGTGGACCCCAATGCTCACTACACTGCAGGGTGTCCACGCAGAGCCAGGCCACGGAGCAGGGTGGAGCCCCATGCTCACTACGCTGCAGGGAGTCCACGGGGAGCCCTGCCATGGACAAGAATGGAGCCCAGCCCTGAATGCATTGCAGGGCATCCATGGGGAGCCCAGCCACAGCCCAGAAGGGAACCCGGCACTGATTGCCTTGCAGAGGGTGCACGCGGAGCCCTGGCACGGCGCAGAGGGTAATGTGGCACAATGCCCAACTGTGTTTGCGCTGCAGAGAATTCATGCAGAGCCCTGCTACGGCACTGAGGGACCCGCGGCCCAGAGCCTGGAACTGATTGTGCTGCAGGGAGTCCACGGGGAGCCCTGCCACGGTACTGAGCAGAGCCCGGCACTGCATGCAGTGCAGACAGTCCACGGGGAGCCCTGCCACAGCACCGAGCAGAGCCCGGCACTGAGTGCAGTGCAGACAGTCCACGGGGAGCCCTGCCACGGCACCGAGCAGAGTCTGGCACTGCATGCAGTGCAGACAGTCCATGGGGAGCCCTGCCACGGCACCGAGCAGAGCCTGGCACTGCATGCAGTGCAGACAGTCCATGGGGAGCCCTGCCACGGCACCGAGCAGAGCCTGGCACCGAGTGCAGTGCAGACAGTCCACGGGGAGCCCTGCCATGGCACCGAGCAGTGCCCGGCACTGAGTGCAGTGCAGACAGTCCACAGGGAGCCCTGCCACGGAGCAGAGAGTCCCATGGCCCAGAGCCTGGCGCTGGCTGCGCTGCAGAGTCTCCAGGCTGGAGAGGCTCAATGTGTCATCACTGAGCaagggggaggcctggctgagaCCCCCCCATCTCCCGTGGCCTTGGTGCAGGAGAATCTCTTCCAATGTCCCGAGTGCCAAAAGTGCTTCAGCCGCAGCTCGTACCTGGTGAAGCACCGCCGGATCCACGGGGCGGGGAAGCCCCACCAGTGCCCCCAGTGTGGCAAGTGCTTCAGCCAGCGCTCGTACCTCTGCAAGCACCGCCGCATCCATGCCGTGGCAGCCGGCAAACCCCACGAGTGTGCGCTGTGCGGCAAGCGCTTCAGCCTTCGGTCCTACCTCTGCAAACACCGCCGCATCCACACAAGATAG
- the LOC101935088 gene encoding mucin-1-like isoform X1 — protein sequence MAAAEPARGRDSQRAAEGCSVPLLDPASWVEGENVWVLELQPYGDPSAGDEAVKLEPQGPFLRSSVKAVKQETPKPGVAGMPEPEGPFLRSSVRALKQEMPEPGIAGMPEPEGPFLRSAVRALKQEMPEPGIAGMPEPEGPFLRSAVRALKQEMPEPGIAGMPEPEGPFLRSAVRALKQEMPEPGIAGMPEPEGPFLRSAVRAVKQEMQEPGVAGMLEPEGPFLRSTVRAVKRETLEPEGPFLRSSVRALKQEMPKPGIAGMPEPEGPFLRSAVRAVKQEMPEPGIAGMLEPEGPFLRSTGENIPWIPEQGRAGGSQHRAERRNTPRRRQGKNSCYDPLPGRQGGSPLRDITVPQSAAAGGPPHTCATCGKSFSRRSKLSSHQRNHTGDKPHSCGDCGKGFLWRSDLLRHQLMHTGERPHHCSQCGRGFSRASRLLQHQRVHMEASHGTEGSPVPSVLQGVHGEPGHGVGRTPGLREGQRVHVEPGHGVGRSPGLNVGLGVHLEPCHGVGQSPGLNEGQGVYVEPGHGVGQSPGLNEGLGVHAEPDHGVERSPGMNESQGVHSEPDHGVGWSPRLSEGQGVHVEPGHGVGRSLELSEGQGVHAEPGHGVGQSLGLSEGQGVHVEPGNGTERTWALSTLQRSHTEPAHGGEGNVAQSPTLFALQGVHGEPCHGAGWSPVLTTLQGIHAEPGHRVGRSLGLHEGLGVHAEPAHGVGRSPGLSEGQGVHVEPGHGVGHSPGLSEGQRVHAEPSNGAERTWALTTLQGVHAEPCHGAGWSPVLTTLQRSHTEPAHGGEGNVAQSPTLFALQGVHGEPCHGAGWSPVLTTLQGIHAEPGHGVGWSPVLTTLQGVHGEPGHGARWSPVLTTLQGVHVEPCHGAGWSPVLTTLQGVHAEPGHGPGWTPMLTTLQGVHAEPGHGAGWSPMLTTLQGVHGEPCHGQEWSPALNALQGIHGEPSHSPEGNPALIALQRVHAEPWHGAEGNVAQCPTVFALQRIHAEPCYGTEGPAAQSLELIVLQGVHGEPCHGTEQSPALHAVQTVHGEPCHSTEQSPALSAVQTVHGEPCHGTEQSLALHAVQTVHGEPCHGTEQSLALHAVQTVHGEPCHGTEQSLAPSAVQTVHGEPCHGTEQCPALSAVQTVHREPCHGAESPMAQSLALAALQSLQAGEAQCVITEQGGGLAETPPSPVALVQENLFQCPECQKCFSRSSYLVKHRRIHGAGKPHQCPQCGKCFSQRSYLCKHRRIHAVAAGKPHECALCGKRFSLRSYLCKHRRIHTR from the exons ATGGCTGCGGCAGAGCCCGCTCGGGGAAGGGACTCTCAGCGAGCTGCGG AAGGATGCTCTGTCCCCCTGCTGGACCCGGCGTCCTGGGTGGAAGGGGAGAACGTGTGGGTGCTGGAGCTGCAGCCCTACGGCGATCCCAGTG CAGGTGACGAAGCGGTAAAGCTGGAGCCGCAGGGGCCGTTCCTGAGAAGCTCTGTGAAGGCTGTAAAGCAGGAGACGCCGAAGCCAGGCGTAGCAGGGATGCCGGAGCCGGAGGGGCCGTTCCTGAGAAGCTCTGTGAGGGCTTTAAAGCAGGAGATGCCCGAGCCAGGCATAGCAGGGATGCCAGAGCCGGAGGGGCCGTTCCTGAGAAGTGCTGTGAGGGCTTTAAAGCAGGAGATGCCTGAGCCAGGCATAGCAGGGATGCCAGAGCCGGAGGGGCCGTTCCTGAGAAGTGCTGTGAGGGCTTTAAAGCAGGAGATGCCTGAGCCAGGCATAGCAGGGATGCCAGAGCCGGAGGGGCCGTTCCTGAGAAGTGCTGTGAGGGCTTTAAAGCAGGAGATGCCTGAGCCAGGCATAGCAGGGATGCCAGAGCCGGAAGGGCCGTTCCTGAGAAGTGCTGTGAGGGCTGTAAAGCAGGAGATGCAAGAGCCAGGCGTAGCAGGGATGCTGGAACCGGAGGGGCCGTTCCTGAGAAGCACAGTGAGGGCTGTAAAGCGGGAGACATTGGAGCCGGAGGGGCCGTTCCTGAGAAGCTCTGTGAGGGCTTTAAAGCAGGAGATGCCCAAGCCAGGCATAGCAGGGATGCCGGAGCCGGAGGGGCCGTTTCTGAGAAGTGCTGTGAGGGCTGTAAAGCAGGAGATGCCGGAGCCAGGCATAGCAGGGATGCTGGAGCCAGAGGGGCCGTTCCTGAGAAGCACTGGAGAGAACATTCCCTGGATCCcggagcagggcagagctggcgGGAGCCAGCACCGGGCAGAGAGGAGGAACACTCCACGGAGGAGGCAGGGTAAGAACAGCTGCTATGACCCTCTGCCGGGGAGGCAAGGGGGCAGCCCCCTGCGGGACATCACTGTGCCCCAGAGCGCAGCTGCAGGGGGGCCACCCCACACGTGTGCCACCTGCGGAAAGAGTTTCAGCCGCCGCTCCAAGCTGAGCTCCCACCAGAGGAACCACACTGGAGATAAACCCCACAGCTGTGGGGACTGTGGGAAGGGCTTCCTGTGGCGCTCGGACCTGCTCCGGCACCAGCTCATGCACACGGGGGAGCGTCCCCACCACTGCTCCCAGTGTGGCCGTGGCTTCAGCCGGGCCTCGCGGCTTCTGCAGCATCAGAGAGTCCACATGGAAGCCAGCCACGGAACAGAGGGCAGCCCAGTGCCAAGTGTGCTGCAGGGAGTACACGGGGAGCCTGGCCATGGAGTAGGGCGGACCCCGGGGCTGAGAGAGGGCCAGAGAGTCCACGTGGAGCCTGGTCATGGAGTGGGACGGAGCCCAGGGCtgaatgtggggctgggagtCCACTTGGAGCCCTGccatggggtggggcagagcccggggctgaaTGAGGGCCAGGGAGTCTACGTGGAGCCCGGCCACGGTGtggggcagagcccggggctgaaTGAGGGGCTGGGAGTCCATGCAGAGCCCGACCATGGAGTGGAGCGGAGCCCAGGGATGAATGAGAGCCAGGGAGTCCACTCAGAGCCCGACCACGGAGTGGGGTGGAGCCCGAGGCTGAGTGAGGGGCAAGGAGTCCACGTGGAGCCCGGCCATGGAGTGGGGCGGAGCCTGGAGCTGagtgaggggcagggagtccACGCGGAGCCTGGCCACGGagtggggcagagcctggggctgagtgaggggcagggagtccACGTGGAGCCTGGCAATGGAACAGAGAGGACCTGGGCTCTGAGTACGCTGCAGAGAAGCCATACAGAGCCTGCCCATGGAGGGGAGGGCAAtgtggcacagagcccaacttTGTTTGCACTGCAGGGAGTCCATGGAGAGCCCTGTCATGGAGCGGGGTGGAGCCCGGTGCTCACTACACTGCAGGGCATCCACGCAGAGCCTGGCCACAGAGTGGGGCGGAGCCTGGGGCTGCATGAGGGGCTGGGAGTCCATGCAGAGCCAGCCCACGGAGTGGGGCGGAGCCCGGGGCTGagtgaggggcagggagtccACGTGGAGCCTGGCCATGGAGTGGGGCACAGCCCGGGGCTGAGTGAGGGGCAGAGAGTCCATGCGGAGCCCAGCAATGGAGCAGAGAGGACCTGGGCTCTGACTACGCTGCAAGGAGTCCATGCAGAGCCCTGCCACGGGGCGGGGTGGAGCCCAGTGCTGACTACACTGCAGAGAAGCCACACGGAGCCTGCCCATGGAGGGGAGGGCAATGTGGCACAGAGCCCAACCTTGTTTGCACTTCAGGGAGTCCACGGAGAACCCTGCCATGGAGCGGGGTGGAGCCCGGTGCTCACTACACTGCAGGGCATCCACGCAGAGCCGGGCCACGGAGTGGGCTGGAGCCCGGTACTCACTACACTGCAGGGCGTCCACGGAGAGCCAGGCCATGGAGCAAGGTGGAGCCCAGTGCTAACTACACTGCAGGGTGTCCATGTGGAACCCTGCCACGGAGCAGGGTGGAGCCCGGTGCTCACTACGCTGCAGGGTGTTCATGCAGAGCCAGGCCACGGACCGGGGTGGACCCCAATGCTCACTACACTGCAGGGTGTCCACGCAGAGCCAGGCCACGGAGCAGGGTGGAGCCCCATGCTCACTACGCTGCAGGGAGTCCACGGGGAGCCCTGCCATGGACAAGAATGGAGCCCAGCCCTGAATGCATTGCAGGGCATCCATGGGGAGCCCAGCCACAGCCCAGAAGGGAACCCGGCACTGATTGCCTTGCAGAGGGTGCACGCGGAGCCCTGGCACGGCGCAGAGGGTAATGTGGCACAATGCCCAACTGTGTTTGCGCTGCAGAGAATTCATGCAGAGCCCTGCTACGGCACTGAGGGACCCGCGGCCCAGAGCCTGGAACTGATTGTGCTGCAGGGAGTCCACGGGGAGCCCTGCCACGGTACTGAGCAGAGCCCGGCACTGCATGCAGTGCAGACAGTCCACGGGGAGCCCTGCCACAGCACCGAGCAGAGCCCGGCACTGAGTGCAGTGCAGACAGTCCACGGGGAGCCCTGCCACGGCACCGAGCAGAGTCTGGCACTGCATGCAGTGCAGACAGTCCATGGGGAGCCCTGCCACGGCACCGAGCAGAGCCTGGCACTGCATGCAGTGCAGACAGTCCATGGGGAGCCCTGCCACGGCACCGAGCAGAGCCTGGCACCGAGTGCAGTGCAGACAGTCCACGGGGAGCCCTGCCATGGCACCGAGCAGTGCCCGGCACTGAGTGCAGTGCAGACAGTCCACAGGGAGCCCTGCCACGGAGCAGAGAGTCCCATGGCCCAGAGCCTGGCGCTGGCTGCGCTGCAGAGTCTCCAGGCTGGAGAGGCTCAATGTGTCATCACTGAGCaagggggaggcctggctgagaCCCCCCCATCTCCCGTGGCCTTGGTGCAGGAGAATCTCTTCCAATGTCCCGAGTGCCAAAAGTGCTTCAGCCGCAGCTCGTACCTGGTGAAGCACCGCCGGATCCACGGGGCGGGGAAGCCCCACCAGTGCCCCCAGTGTGGCAAGTGCTTCAGCCAGCGCTCGTACCTCTGCAAGCACCGCCGCATCCATGCCGTGGCAGCCGGCAAACCCCACGAGTGTGCGCTGTGCGGCAAGCGCTTCAGCCTTCGGTCCTACCTCTGCAAACACCGCCGCATCCACACAAGATAG